Within Mongoliitalea daihaiensis, the genomic segment CAAAGAAATATAAGCGGATGCAAGAAATAGTGCGTTTCAACAACACATCAGCAGCCTTTATGTTAGGAAGTTTACAATTATTCATAAAAAGGGCGTAATTTTAAGGCCCTGAATTATACAAAACAGCTATGTTAGATATTATTGCCAAAGGATTAGCCAAAGTTTTTGGAACAAAATCCGATAGAGATATAAAAGAGTTAAAGCCAAAAGTAGCTGTAATCAATGCAGCTTTTAGCAAATTGCAAGGGCTGACGGATGATCAACTCCGTGGAAAAACAGCTGAAATCAAAGGAATCATCGATGCAGAATTGAAATCCTTCGATGATAAAATCGAAGAGTTGAGAGCGCAGATTGAAGCGTTGGATCCCAAACAAGTTCATGAGAAAGATGCGCTATTTAATGATATTGACAAAACCGAAAAAGACAGAAATGCAGCATTAGAGGTGGTCTTGGAAAAGGTCATGGCAGATGCTTTTGCCGTCGTCAAAGAAACAGCGAGAAGGTTTAAAGAGAATGGGAAATTGGTTGTCAATGCTACTTTGAAAGATAAGGAGCTGGCTGCCCGCAAACCAAATGTGGAGATCAGTGGCGAGCAAGCTATTTGGCACAACAAATGGATGGCTGCCGGGAGTGAGGTTGTTTGGGACATGGTGCACTACGATGTTCAGTTGATTGGCGGGATGGTGCTGCACTCTGGAAAAATTGCCGAAATGGCAACAGGGGAAGGTAAAACATTGGTTTCGACCCTCCCAGCATACCTCAATGCCCTATCCGGACGCGGTGTCCACATTGTAACTGTCAACGATTACTTGGCAAAAAGAGACTCCGAATGGAACGCTCCTTTGTTTGAATTCCATGGCTTAACCGTGGATTGTATTGATAAATATCAACCAAACTCTGATCAACGAAAAAAAGCATACCAAGCCGATATTGTCTACGGAACCAACAATGAATTTGGTTTTGACTACCTGAGAGACAATATGGCAAGAGATGTGAATGATTTGGTGCAAGGAAAGCATCACTTCGCCATGATAGATGAGGTGGATTCCGTATTGATTGACGATGCACGTACACCTTTGATCATCTCCGGTCCAGTACCAAGAGGAGATCAACATGAGTTTATGGAGATGAAACCGAGGGTTTCCACTCTTGTAGATGAGCAGCGTAAGCTGATTCAGGGATACTTAGGTCAAGCAAAGAAACTTATTGCTGAAGGAAATGATAAAGAAGGCGGACTTGCATTGTTTAGAGCTTTCAGAGGGATGCCAAAATACAAGCCTTTGATCAAATACCTATCTGAACCAGGGATAAGGGTAATCCTTCAAAAAACTGAAAATTATTACCTGCAAGATAATAAGCGGAACATGCACGAAGCTGATGAACCGCTCCTATTTACAATTGATGAAAAAACCAACGGTGTAGAACTGACGGACCGTGGTATAGAAACCATCACTACGAAAAACGAAAACCCTACTTTCTTTATCCTTCCTGACATCGGTGTCGAAATCGCCGAAATGGAAAAAAATCCGGATATTGACGATAAGGAGAAACTTATCAGAAAAGAAGAAATCATCAAGGACTATAGCGTCAAAGCTCAACGAATCCATACAGTGAATCAGCTTTTAAAGGCTTACTGTATGTTTGAGAAAGACACGGAATATATCCTGGTAGATGGAAAAATCAAGATTGTAGATGAGCAGACAGGCCGGGTAATGGAAGGGAGAAGATACTCTGACGGTCTTCACCAAGCATTGGAAGCAAAGGAAAATGTGAAAGTAGAGGATGCTACACAGACCTATGCCACCATCACTTTGCAAAACTACTTCCGTATGTACCACAAACTAGCTGGTATGACAGGTACGGCAGAGACAGAAGCGGGTGAATTTTGGACCATCTACAAATTGGATGTCGTGGTAATTCCTACCAATAAACCAATTGTCAGACAAGACCGTGAGGATAAAGTCTATAAAACTGTCCGCGAAAAATTCAATGCAGTGGCGGATGAAATCGTAGAATTGACCAATCAAGGCAGACCAGTCTTGGTAGGTACTACTTCGGTAGAAATTTCTGAGGTATTGAGTAGGATGCTTACGATTAAGAAAATCAACCATCAGGTATTGAATGCCAAGCAGCACGCCAAAGAAGCGGACGTGGTTGCGGAAGCTGGAAAACCTGGCACAGTGACCATTGCTACCAACATGGCTGGTAGAGGTACCGATATTAAATTGACTCCTGAATCCAGAAAAGCGGGTGGTTTGGCGATCATCGGTACAGAGCGTCACGAATCCAGAAGAGTAGATAGACAGTTACGGGGTCGTTCGGGACGTCAAGGGGATGTAGGTTCCTCTCAATTTTTTGTGTCTTTGGAAGATAGTTTGATGCGTCTGTTCGGTTCGGATAGAATCGCCAAACTGATGGACAGGATGGGCTTGGAAGAAGGAGAGGTAATCCAACATTCCATGATTACCAAATCCATCGAACGTGCGCAGAGAAAAGTAGAAGAGAATAACTTTGGCATCCGTAAGCGTCTCTTGGAGTATGATGATGTCATGAACTCCCAACGAGAGGTAGTCTATAAGCGAAGAAGAAATGCACTGAAAGGTGAACGCTTGGAGTTGGATATCCTCAATGTCATGTACGACGTATCGGAAGGCTTGGTCACGATGGCCAAATCCACCGAAGATTTGGAGAACCTGCGCATGAATATCTTCACTTCTTTGGGAATTGATTATCAATTCACAGAAGCAGATATCAGCAGCAAGGATGTAGGCACTTTAACATCTCAGCTTTTCAATGCAGCTTATCTAAGTTATAATTCCAAGAATGATAAAATCTTGGAAAAAGCAATGCCTGTGTTGAACGATGTTTATGCCCAAAGAGGTGCGACAGTGAAGGAAATTATGGTTCCAATCACGGATGGAATCAAGCAAATAGGGGTAGTGATTAACCTAGAATCTACACTTCAACATGATGGCAGGGACCTCATCCGTGCCATTGAGAAAAATGTGACCTTGGCAATCATCGACCAAAACTGGAAAGAGCATCTCCGAGACATGGATGATTTGAAGCAATCCGTACAAAACGCGGTATATGAACAAAAGGACCCGCTGTTGATTTACAAGTTTGAAGCATTTGAGATGTTTAAGCGCTTTGTAGGCAAACTGAATGAGGATACCATTTCATTCCTGTCAAGAGCGGAGCTTCCAACACAAGACCCTAACCAAGTAAAGGCTGCCCAAGCTCCTAGAAGAGAGGAAGGACAGGTAAAAGCTTCTAAAGAAGATGTGGGAAGTAGTCTAAATCCTGGAGCAGGAAGACAAGCGGCGGCGGCTGTGGCGAATAGAACTGCAGCTCCACAGGTAGTCGCTCCGAGAAAATCAGAAAAAGTTTACGGAAGAAATGACCGTGTCAACGTACAATATGCAGACGGTAAGCTTTTGAAAGATGTTAAATTTAAGAGCGTGGAGCAAGATGTCGAAAACGGTAAATGTATCATCCTTGAAGATTAATCCAAGCATATGAACAAGTCCTCTCTCTTTCTGGTATTGGGATTAGGGTTTTTGTCCTATTCTTGTGCTCTCTTTTCCCCAAAGCAGGCGAGCACAGGAACTGCTTTTGACAATTACACCGAAGACCTCAGTGTCAACAGAATTACCTTCACTGACCTAGACAAAGTACAGCTGAGTACTCCTGAAAGAGTGGACATGTCTTCTACTGGTAATTTGGCTGTAGATTCGGATTTAGCCATTGCTGTTCAACGCAACATAGATAAAAATAGGTCCGAACGCACATGGAATGGATTCACAGTGTTAGTATACAGTGGAGTGGATCGGGACCAAGCATTCAAAACAAGAAATGAATTATTTACCCTCTTTCCTGACTTGAAGCCCGACCTGCAGTACCAGCAACCTCGGTACTTGTTAAAGGTAGGTAAATTCTTAAACCGCATTGAAGCACAGGCACCGTATTACCAATTAAAAGAAAAATTTCCCATGGCTAGGATCATCCAAGATCGATTTCAGCGTGAGGGATATGTCAATCCAGACCCAATAGATGATGGTGAAAGACCTAATCAAGTCACTGGCGGCAGACTATAAAGCATCCATTATTGCCCATAGGAGACACCTACATGCTCATCCTGAATTATCTTTTCAAGAATTTGAAACGGCTTCCTATGTGGAGCGGGAACTGCGCGATATTGGAATTACATCCATAGAAACAAAGGCAGAAACAGGTATTGTAGCATTGATCCAGGGGAAAAACCCTGACGCTAAAGTAATTGCCTTGCGTGGTGACATGGATGCCTTACCCATACACGAGCAAAATGATGTATCCTATAGATCTACTAAGGAAGGAATCATGCATGCTTGTGGACACGATGTACACACCTCTTCCTTGTTGGGAACAGCAAGGATTCTTTTCAATTTACGGGAGCATTTTGAAGGC encodes:
- the secA gene encoding preprotein translocase subunit SecA; amino-acid sequence: MLDIIAKGLAKVFGTKSDRDIKELKPKVAVINAAFSKLQGLTDDQLRGKTAEIKGIIDAELKSFDDKIEELRAQIEALDPKQVHEKDALFNDIDKTEKDRNAALEVVLEKVMADAFAVVKETARRFKENGKLVVNATLKDKELAARKPNVEISGEQAIWHNKWMAAGSEVVWDMVHYDVQLIGGMVLHSGKIAEMATGEGKTLVSTLPAYLNALSGRGVHIVTVNDYLAKRDSEWNAPLFEFHGLTVDCIDKYQPNSDQRKKAYQADIVYGTNNEFGFDYLRDNMARDVNDLVQGKHHFAMIDEVDSVLIDDARTPLIISGPVPRGDQHEFMEMKPRVSTLVDEQRKLIQGYLGQAKKLIAEGNDKEGGLALFRAFRGMPKYKPLIKYLSEPGIRVILQKTENYYLQDNKRNMHEADEPLLFTIDEKTNGVELTDRGIETITTKNENPTFFILPDIGVEIAEMEKNPDIDDKEKLIRKEEIIKDYSVKAQRIHTVNQLLKAYCMFEKDTEYILVDGKIKIVDEQTGRVMEGRRYSDGLHQALEAKENVKVEDATQTYATITLQNYFRMYHKLAGMTGTAETEAGEFWTIYKLDVVVIPTNKPIVRQDREDKVYKTVREKFNAVADEIVELTNQGRPVLVGTTSVEISEVLSRMLTIKKINHQVLNAKQHAKEADVVAEAGKPGTVTIATNMAGRGTDIKLTPESRKAGGLAIIGTERHESRRVDRQLRGRSGRQGDVGSSQFFVSLEDSLMRLFGSDRIAKLMDRMGLEEGEVIQHSMITKSIERAQRKVEENNFGIRKRLLEYDDVMNSQREVVYKRRRNALKGERLELDILNVMYDVSEGLVTMAKSTEDLENLRMNIFTSLGIDYQFTEADISSKDVGTLTSQLFNAAYLSYNSKNDKILEKAMPVLNDVYAQRGATVKEIMVPITDGIKQIGVVINLESTLQHDGRDLIRAIEKNVTLAIIDQNWKEHLRDMDDLKQSVQNAVYEQKDPLLIYKFEAFEMFKRFVGKLNEDTISFLSRAELPTQDPNQVKAAQAPRREEGQVKASKEDVGSSLNPGAGRQAAAAVANRTAAPQVVAPRKSEKVYGRNDRVNVQYADGKLLKDVKFKSVEQDVENGKCIILED